The Pedosphaera parvula Ellin514 genome has a segment encoding these proteins:
- a CDS encoding c-type cytochrome domain-containing protein, producing MKRFNAKYAVLTFLGGCMLATQMAGAAELDPGKLPPPSTRKPDFKKDIEPIIEKNCLRCHGPEKQKGKYRMDSREAALKGSKGPVIVPGKSDKSRLVYMLGGQVEDMLMPPEDAGGPLTPQQIGIIRAWIDQGAEWPQEAGTAVAQVDYSKEVEPIFKASCAECHSGAEAKGGFSVDSKEAVLKGGKSYGKVVVPGDSKKSTLISIVSGKDEDIAQPEKHKLSKAQVDVLKKWIDQGAK from the coding sequence ATGAAGCGATTCAATGCTAAATACGCTGTTCTCACGTTTTTAGGGGGATGCATGCTTGCGACCCAGATGGCCGGCGCAGCGGAGTTGGACCCGGGCAAGCTGCCACCGCCCTCAACCAGGAAACCAGATTTCAAAAAGGATATTGAGCCGATCATCGAGAAGAATTGCCTCCGCTGCCATGGGCCGGAGAAGCAAAAGGGCAAATACCGAATGGATTCACGCGAAGCCGCGCTGAAAGGGAGCAAAGGGCCGGTGATTGTGCCGGGCAAGAGCGATAAGAGTCGCCTGGTGTACATGCTCGGCGGACAGGTGGAAGACATGTTGATGCCGCCGGAGGATGCTGGTGGCCCGCTCACACCGCAACAGATTGGAATTATTCGCGCCTGGATTGATCAAGGTGCGGAATGGCCGCAGGAAGCAGGCACCGCAGTGGCGCAGGTGGATTACAGCAAGGAAGTGGAACCGATTTTCAAGGCGTCGTGTGCTGAATGTCATAGCGGTGCAGAGGCGAAGGGCGGTTTCAGTGTGGACTCGAAGGAAGCAGTGCTGAAAGGTGGCAAGAGTTATGGCAAAGTGGTGGTGCCCGGTGACAGCAAGAAGAGCACGCTGATCTCGATCGTCTCCGGCAAGGATGAAGACATTGCCCAACCGGAGAAACACAAATTATCCAAAGCCCAGGTGGACGTGCTAAAGAAGTGGATTGATCAAGGAGCCAAATAG
- the ddpX gene encoding D-alanyl-D-alanine dipeptidase, with amino-acid sequence MRRKHGWLAIAGSLLLLAGCSTNKQMADLVDVKRVVPGVVLDIRYATTNNFTGKKLYPVAKCCLRKEAAVSLREVQEELHELGYGLKIYDGYRPLSVQKKMWEVYPHEDYVANPAKGSRHNRGAAVDLTLIRLDGTAVSMPTEFDDFTEKAHRNYMDLPEEQIQNRELLARIMTAHGFKGLPAEWWHFDYKNWERYEILDIDYSRIK; translated from the coding sequence ATGCGACGCAAACACGGATGGCTGGCGATTGCGGGCTCTCTCCTGTTGCTGGCTGGCTGCAGTACCAACAAACAGATGGCTGACCTGGTCGATGTGAAAAGAGTAGTGCCCGGAGTAGTGTTGGATATTCGCTATGCGACCACCAACAATTTTACGGGGAAAAAGCTTTATCCCGTGGCCAAATGCTGTCTCCGCAAGGAAGCCGCAGTGAGCCTCAGAGAGGTGCAGGAGGAATTGCACGAACTGGGTTATGGGCTGAAGATTTATGATGGTTACCGTCCGCTTTCCGTGCAAAAGAAAATGTGGGAGGTGTATCCGCATGAGGATTATGTGGCGAATCCGGCGAAGGGGTCACGCCATAATCGCGGTGCAGCGGTGGATTTGACGTTGATCAGGCTGGATGGGACCGCGGTGTCGATGCCGACCGAGTTTGATGATTTTACGGAGAAGGCGCACCGGAACTATATGGATCTGCCGGAGGAGCAAATTCAAAACCGCGAATTGCTTGCGCGGATAATGACGGCGCACGGATTCAAGGGGTTGCCTGCCGAATGGTGGCATTTTGATTACAAGAATTGGGAGCGGTACGAGATTCTTGATATCGATTACTCCAGGATCAAGTGA
- a CDS encoding glucosamine-6-phosphate deaminase, translating into MTTVSSVMPVKTFQVDALPVRVYASQADLSQDVARVVQAYLREVLAAKGSAAAILATGNSQIKFLEALIQLGGVDWSKITLFHMDEYLGISGDHKASFRRYMRERVESRVKPRAFHYLEGDALLPMDECDRYTALLKAQPIDLCCLGVGENGHLAFNDPPVANFEDKRQVTIAKLDEKCRLQQVGEGHFPGMDAVPQYALTLTIPTLCSAKKVICIAPEKRKAQAIKDALQGPISTACPASILRKQPHATMFVDTDSISLL; encoded by the coding sequence ATGACCACTGTATCCTCAGTAATGCCCGTCAAAACATTTCAAGTCGATGCACTGCCTGTGCGCGTCTATGCGAGTCAGGCTGACCTCTCGCAGGATGTTGCCCGCGTCGTCCAGGCTTATCTGCGCGAAGTGCTCGCCGCCAAAGGCTCGGCCGCCGCCATTCTTGCCACGGGCAATTCCCAGATCAAATTTCTCGAAGCCCTCATCCAGCTCGGCGGGGTTGATTGGTCCAAGATCACTCTCTTTCACATGGATGAATACCTCGGCATCTCCGGCGATCACAAGGCCAGTTTCCGCCGCTACATGCGCGAACGCGTCGAAAGCCGCGTCAAGCCCAGGGCCTTCCATTACCTCGAAGGCGATGCCCTGCTCCCGATGGATGAGTGTGACCGTTATACCGCGCTGTTGAAGGCACAACCCATTGATCTCTGCTGCCTTGGTGTTGGCGAGAACGGTCACCTGGCGTTCAATGATCCGCCGGTCGCCAACTTCGAAGACAAACGTCAGGTCACCATCGCCAAGCTTGATGAAAAGTGTCGTTTGCAGCAGGTCGGTGAAGGTCATTTCCCTGGCATGGATGCCGTGCCACAATATGCCCTGACCTTGACCATCCCCACCCTTTGCTCAGCCAAAAAAGTGATTTGCATCGCTCCGGAAAAACGCAAAGCCCAGGCAATCAAGGACGCCTTGCAAGGCCCCATCAGCACCGCCTGCCCGGCCTCCATCCTTCGCAAGCAACCCCACGCCACCATGTTCGTGGACACCGACTCCATCAGCTTGCTCTAG
- a CDS encoding DUF6941 family protein, translated as MNIQVAVLCDAATDSGGKLNILGAFDGLNPPQFPFVYAQCCIALRLTFTSEEEGTHQLRLTFMDEDGKMLMPGIDLPIAVAIPAESHFATSNVIVVHPPLKFEKAGLYSVDISLDGRQQGSIPLLVRGTRQG; from the coding sequence ATGAATATACAAGTTGCCGTTTTGTGTGATGCCGCGACGGATTCGGGAGGCAAGCTGAACATTTTAGGGGCGTTTGACGGGTTGAATCCGCCGCAGTTCCCGTTTGTCTACGCGCAGTGTTGCATCGCGTTGCGGCTTACGTTTACGAGTGAGGAGGAAGGGACGCATCAATTGCGGCTGACGTTCATGGATGAGGATGGAAAAATGTTGATGCCGGGAATCGATTTGCCCATTGCAGTGGCCATTCCTGCAGAGTCGCATTTTGCGACTTCCAATGTCATCGTGGTGCATCCGCCATTGAAGTTTGAAAAGGCCGGACTGTACTCGGTCGATATTTCGTTGGATGGCCGGCAGCAGGGGAGTATTCCACTGCTGGTGCGGGGGACAAGGCAGGGGTGA
- a CDS encoding M50 family metallopeptidase — translation MSIKCDRCGTETSIEGAFYRIEVPHSSRVLRRCPECWLEVTKGAYKRTLAAYAMCGIISLLFLWLPADKTFGMFLLNLLLFYVLMIPTTLPHEFGHAFAAQACGCRVYHVIIGLGATVYERSFCGFNLQFNSIPFGGFAIWAHRTTFAYRRKELLAIFAGPLANLLLAGVTLLLFPEQALNFNVMGGIQPASMFLLANLFLFTFNLWPRRIHTVFGDIPNDGLSIWKTLHLSDNEIALKPLGYYNAEGQKALQEKNFGKAYEILHTGLNLYPDNLPLLSCLGATLLAAERFTEARDVFLDVLNRPNLPANYRCLMLNNIAYANSFLGGEALIKEADRFSEAVLVELPFVPAYRGTRGTVLVEMGRLNEGIALLKEAMEKHSDNESKAGDACHIAIAEKRRGNLEECKRFTDLARTLDPKCTLLKRVEAASLQDSPVAK, via the coding sequence AGTCACAAAGGGAGCCTATAAACGCACCCTCGCGGCCTATGCGATGTGCGGAATTATCTCTCTACTATTTCTTTGGTTGCCCGCAGATAAAACATTCGGAATGTTTCTGCTAAATCTGCTCCTCTTTTACGTTTTGATGATCCCGACAACTTTGCCGCACGAATTCGGCCATGCTTTCGCCGCGCAGGCCTGCGGGTGCCGTGTTTATCATGTGATCATCGGCTTGGGCGCCACCGTTTATGAAAGGTCCTTCTGTGGCTTCAACCTTCAATTCAACTCTATTCCCTTCGGTGGTTTCGCCATCTGGGCGCACCGGACAACTTTTGCCTACCGTCGGAAGGAACTGCTGGCAATCTTTGCGGGCCCGCTGGCAAACCTCCTGCTTGCTGGCGTGACCCTGCTGTTATTCCCTGAACAGGCCCTCAATTTCAACGTCATGGGCGGCATCCAGCCAGCCAGCATGTTCCTGCTCGCCAATCTATTCCTATTTACTTTCAACCTGTGGCCGCGCCGCATCCACACAGTTTTCGGAGACATTCCAAATGACGGGCTCAGCATCTGGAAAACCTTGCATCTATCCGATAACGAAATTGCTCTAAAACCACTGGGTTATTATAATGCCGAAGGCCAAAAGGCTCTTCAGGAAAAAAACTTTGGCAAGGCTTATGAAATCTTGCACACAGGACTTAATCTTTATCCTGACAATCTCCCCCTCCTCTCTTGTCTGGGCGCAACGCTGCTCGCCGCTGAACGGTTCACGGAAGCCCGCGATGTCTTTCTGGACGTATTAAATCGTCCCAATCTTCCCGCAAACTACCGCTGTCTCATGCTCAATAACATTGCCTATGCGAACTCTTTTCTTGGCGGCGAAGCACTAATCAAGGAAGCCGATCGCTTCTCCGAGGCGGTTTTGGTGGAACTTCCCTTTGTCCCGGCTTATCGAGGCACCCGCGGAACCGTGCTTGTGGAAATGGGCCGCCTGAACGAAGGCATCGCGTTGCTCAAAGAGGCCATGGAAAAACATTCCGATAACGAATCCAAGGCTGGCGATGCCTGCCACATAGCGATTGCAGAGAAGCGACGTGGCAACCTTGAAGAGTGTAAAAGGTTTACCGACCTTGCCAGAACGCTTGATCCTAAATGCACTCTATTAAAAAGAGTTGAAGCCGCATCTTTGCAAGACTCCCCAGTCGCGAAGTGA